AAGCGCCGaatattgagaagatcctcaaaaCACGGTTAGCCGACGAAATAATATTACTTCAAGAGCTTACAAGCAATGGCACGTGACCAACTCACTGTCATGATTGGCCTTTTTGATCATCAGCTTATGCTGCCCAATATTTGGGTTATCCTGGAGCTCTCTAAGAAGCTCCGGTGTCTTGAGTAATGGATGGAGCTCAATGATCTGTGATTTCAGTTCGCCATTCTCCATAGTCACTCGCGCTGTGACCTCTTCACCACTTGGGCTATTAGCATAATATATACCAAATGGATCAGACCACATACAATATATCCTCGTTTGGTGAGAAGGTCTGCCATCTAATATCAAACGGTTGACTCAGATCTGCTTCACCACTGTCACTATCTTCAAGATTGCAGAT
This window of the Aspergillus oryzae RIB40 DNA, chromosome 8 genome carries:
- a CDS encoding uncharacterized protein (predicted protein); this translates as MSQVTPGAVVLSAYWDTERELWQSEKSLVQGELVICNLEDSDSGEADLSQPFDIRWQTFSPNEDIFGEEVTARVTMENGELKSQIIELHPLLKTPELLRELQDNPNIGQHKLMIKKANHDSELVTCHCL